Proteins co-encoded in one Carassius carassius chromosome 35, fCarCar2.1, whole genome shotgun sequence genomic window:
- the msrb2 gene encoding methionine-R-sulfoxide reductase B2, mitochondrial, whose product MSRKMSRFLIRFSSIVSNGATVKSILPQKRIFVGIRLVSTSTGLQSLTRYDQSTDWQRKLTPEQYVVTREKGTEVPFSGIYLNHNEVGMYHCVCCDSPLFSSEAKYDSGTGWPSFYEAHGTWEKDESHANIVRRPDNSLGSTGTEVICKHCDAHLGHVFDDGPDPTGQRFCINSVALNFKPREK is encoded by the exons ATGTCGAGGAAAATGTCGCGTTTTCTAATTCGCTTCTCCTCTATCGTTTCCAACGGAGCAACTGTCAAATCAATTTTACCTCAGAAGAGGATATTTGTAGGGATTCGGCTGGTGTCTACATCAACAG GTTTGCAGTCATTGACACGTTATGACCAGTCCACAGATTGGCAGAGGAAACTGACTCCAGAACAGTATGTTGTTACGAGAGAAAAGGGCACAGAGGTG ccaTTCAGTGGTATCTACTTGAATCACAATGAGGTGGGCATGTATCACTGTGTTTGCTGTGACTCCCCTCTTTTTAG CTCAGAAGCAAAATATGATTCAGGAACTGGTTGGCCGTCCTTCTATGAGGCTCACGGGACATGGGAGAAAGACGAGAGTCACGCCAACATTGTCCGTCGCCCTGACAACTCACTTGGTAGCACAGGAACAGAGGTTATCTGCAAACAT tgtGATGCCCATCTTGGACACGTCTTTGATGATGGTCCAGATCCGACTGGCCAGCGATTCTGCATCAACAGCGTTGCTCTTAACTTTAAGCCCAGAGAGAAATAA
- the c8g gene encoding complement component C8 gamma chain, with amino-acid sequence MIRFWLRLFFVLAWLGFWEPAVARKTRFKPTPPKPKKSEAEKAIEKLAPAQNINIDQMSGKWYLLTVASRCQNLLESGFKVESTTATWTVTGAKVSVSTVRKLNFECWEIKQNYMRTKTPGQLFLKGKRPAENVDIMVLETDYSSYAMVVFKRAGKITMKLYGRSSEVPDNIVDKFEDRAKAFNLGLDVIFQYPDYGFCESTEKVLGKSWSRLFVLTLA; translated from the exons ATGATTCGCTTCTGGCTGCGATTGTTCTTTGTGCTCGCGTGGctcggtttctgggagcctgcCGTGGCACGAAAAACACGCTTTAAACCAACACCACCGAAGCCAAAGAAATCCGAGGCAGAGAAGGCTATTGAAAAACTAGCTCCAGCTCAGAACATCAACATTGATCAG ATGAGTGGGAAGTGGTACCTTCTTACTGTGGCATCACGGTGTCAGAATCTTCTGGAGAGTGGCTTCAAGGTGGAGAGCACGACTGCCACTTGGACTGTCACTGGTGCCAAGGTGTCAGTGAGCACTGTGAGGAAACT CAATTTCGAATGTTGGGAAATCAAGCAGAACTACATGAGAACAAAGACCCCTGGCCAACTGTTTCTCAAAG GTAAGAGACCTGCTGAGAATGTGGACATAATGGTGCTTGAGACAGACTACAGCTCTTATGCTATGGTGGTTTTTAAAAGAGCAGGGAAAATTACTATGAAACTGTATG GACGTTCCAGTGAAGTGCCTGATAATATTGTGGATAAATTTGAGGATCGTGCAAAGGCATTTAATTTGGGATTGGACGTCATTTTCCAATATCCCGACTATG GGTTCTGCGAGTCCACGGAAAAGGTCCTGGGTAAGAGCTGGTcacgtttgtttgttttaacattGGCTTAA
- the LOC132116027 gene encoding lipocalin-like — protein MMTGVLKMLCVLLCAVFTSADVMPMTDFNLEKMGGKWYLVGFATNAKWFVSHKADMKMGTAMMVPTEDGDLDLTCTNLKRDGSCWRMTHLAKKTETPGRFVFHSQRWGNDNDMRVVDAKFDEYALVHMIKTKGDVSEVLNKLLSRTTDISDDLKEKFRQFSLDTGVLEENIAMLPPNGECSAA, from the exons ATGATGACTGGCGTTCTGAAGATGCTGTGCGTTCTGCTCTGTGCAGTGTTCACTTCTGCTGATGTCATGCCCATGACTGACTTCAACCTGGAAaag ATGGGAGGGAAGTGGTATCTCGTTGGCTTTGCTACAAATGCGAAATGGTTTGTCAGTCACAAGGCTGACATGAAGATGGGAACTGCCATGATGGTGCCTACCGAGGACGGAGACCTTGATCTCACTTGCACTAACCTGAA ACGTGATGGTTCCTGCTGGAGAATGACACATCTCGCCAAGAAAACCGAGACGCCAGGACGGTTCGTCTTCCACAGTCAGC GTTGGGGAAATGACAATGACATGCGTGTGGTTGATGCCAAATTTGACGAGTACGCTCTCGTGCACATGATCAAGACCAAGGGAGATGTTTCTGAGGTTCTCAACAAACTCTTGA GTCGTACCACCGACATTTCTGATGATTTGAAGGAGAAGTTCAGGCAGTTCTCTCTGGACACTGGCGTCCTTGAGGAAAACATTGCCATGCTGCCACCAAATG GAGAGTGCTCAGCTGCCTAA
- the eif2s3 gene encoding eukaryotic translation initiation factor 2 subunit 3, translating into MAGDESGTTLGQPHLSKQDLSTLDVSKLTPLSQEIISRQATINIGTIGHVAHGKSTVVKAISGVHTVRFKNELERNITIKLGYANAKVYKLDDPSCPRPECYRSCGSSTPDEFPTDIPGTKGNFKLVRHVSFVDCPGHDILMATMLNGAAVMDAALLLIAGNESCPQPQTSEHLAAIEIMKLKHILILQNKIDLVKESQAKEQYEQILAFVQGTVAEGAPIIPISAQLKYNIEVVCEYIVNKIPVPVRDFTSEPRLIVIRSFDVNKPGCEVDDLKGGVAGGSILKGVLKVGQEIEVRPGIVSKDHEGKLMCKPIYSKIVSLFAEHNDLQYAAPGGLIGVGTKIDPTLCRADRMVGQVLGAVGALPEIFTELEISYFLLRRLLGVRTEGDKKAAKVQKLSKNEVLMVNIGSLSTGGRVSAVKADLAKIVLTNPVCTEVGEKIALSRRVEKHWRLIGWGQIRRGMSITPTVDDD; encoded by the exons ATGGCGGGCGACGAGTCTGGAACAACGTTGGGTCAGCCTCATCTTTCTAAACAAGATCTCAGTACATTA GATGTGAGTAAACTAACTCCTCTGTCCCAAGAGATCATCAGCAGACAAGCCACAATAAACATAG GAACTATTGGTCATGTAGCCCACGGAAAATCAACAGTGGTGAAAGCGATCTCTGGAGTTCACACTGTCAGATTCAAAAATGAGCTGGAGAGAAACATTACAATCAAGTTGGGTTACGCTAACGCTAAG GTGTATAAATTGGATGATCCGAGCTGTCCACGGCCAGAGTGTTACAGGTCATGTGGCAGCAGCACACCTGATGAGTTCCCCACAGACATTCCTGGAACCAAAGGCAACTTCAAATTAGTCCG gCATGTCTCATTTGTGGATTGCCCGGGTCACGATATCTTGATGGCCACCATGTTAAACGGTGCCGCCGTCATGGACGCTGCGCTGCTCCTAATCG CTGGCAATGAATCGTGTCCCCAGCCACAGACATCAGAGCATTTGGCTGCCATTGAGATCATGAAGCTCAAGCATATACTGATTCTGCAGAATAAAATCGACTTGGTGAAAGAGAGTCAGGCCAAAGAGCAGTATGAACAGATCCTGGCATTTGTGCAGG GCACAGTAGCAGAGGGAGCTCCGATCATCCCGATCTCAGCCCAGCTCAAGTACAACATTGAGGTTGTCTGCGAATACATTGTAAATAAGATCCCTGTGCCTGTCCGCGACTTCACCTCTGAGCCTCGCCTTATTG TAATCAGGTCATTTGATGTCAATAAGCCTGGCTGTGAAGTAGATGATCTGAAAGGTGGTGTAGCTGGAGGAAGTATCCTCAAAGGAGTCCTGAAG GTTGGACAGGAGATTGAGGTCAGACCAGGTATTGTTTCTAAGGACCATGAAGGGAAACTAATGTGCAAACCCATCTACTCCAAAATTGTTTCCTTGTTTGCCGAACATAATGACCTCCAGTATGCTGCTCCTGGTGGCCTTATTG GTGTTGGCACCAAGATTGACCCTACACTGTGTAGAGCAGATCGTATGGTGGGCCAGGTCCTCGGCGCTGTGGGGGCTCTTCCTGAGATCTTCACAGAGCTTGAGATCTCCTACTTCCTTTTAAGGAGGCTGCTTGGTGTGCGCACTGAGGGTGACAAGAAGGCAGCCAAG GTTCAGAAGCTGTCAAAGAATGAGGTGTTGATGGTAAACATTGGCTCGCTGTCGACAGGAGGCCGTGTGAGTGCAGTGAAAGCTGATTTGGCCAAGATTGTCCTCACTAACCCTGTGTGCACAGAGGTGGGGGAGAAGATCGCCTTGAGTCGCAGAGTGGAGAAACATTGGCG TTTGATTGGATGGGGTCAGATCAGGAGAGGGATGTCCATCACACCCACAGTCGACGATGATTGA
- the LOC132116026 gene encoding zinc finger X-chromosomal protein-like: MDEDSHEPKIIFHGSEVEGEDDEVVVELQETVLVSDVEGEKIAVHGLAHEELVIQEAIEDVVAEYVSCTDEDEELGTIAVETCVMSPDDVALEEEGLEVDVVTDARVQEDPDTCGDYLMISLDEAGKVVSDEDAKVTIEGPLEDPEDVEKDDEGQEVIKVYIIKAHPEEEDLGGTVDIGEAELDVDETVELVDASGMPIREKMVYMSVGEASQNQNDINVAKITDEVYMEVVVGGEDPGNVQRTIDNASLSRDFMPVAWAAAYSGDESESGENRNGAASALLHVDESDMIERVSRQRSKNKSKKRSERRHVQTAIIIGPYGQPLTVYPCMLCGKKFKSRGFLKRHTKNHHQDVVNRKKYQCTDCDFTTNKKASLHNHMEIHTLSSKAPFECEVCGKEFHQQAALFSHRLQHHHRESKLQIPPPTTKMHECKFCEYETAEQGLLNRHLLAVHSKNFPHICVECGKGFRHPSELKKHMRTHTGEKPYSCLYCDYKSADSSNLKTHIKTKHSKEMPYKCDRCFQTFAEPDELFQHALTHEESKTHQCTHCDHKSSNSSDLKRHIISVHTKDYPHKCEVCGKGFHRPSELKKHSAAHKVKKLHQCRHCNFKIADPFVLSRHILSAHTKEQQAFPDKKGLKKTSVLGAHGGRKILGGASLSKGHRERRLYQCHYCDYSTGDASGFKRHVISIHTKDYPHRCDICSKGFRRPSEKNQHIMRHHKDLMPTM; the protein is encoded by the exons ATGGATGAAGATTCCCATGAGCCCAAGATCATATTCCATGGGTCAG AGGTTGAAGGAGAAGACGACGAGGTGGTGGTAGAACTGCAGGAGACGGTTCTGGTGTCTGACGTGGAGGGTGAGAAGATCGCGGTGCACGGCCTCGCCCACGAGGAGCTGGTAATCCAGGAAGCGATTGAGGATGTGGTGGCGGAGTACGTGTCCTGCACAGATGAAGACGAAGAGCTTGGCACCATTGCTGTGGAGACCTGTGTGATGTCACCCGATGATGTGGCTCTGGAGGAGGAAGGACTGGAAGTTGATGTGGTGACTGACGCTAGAGTACAGGAGGATCCTGACACCTGTGGAGACTACCTCATGATCTCTT TGGATGAGGCTGGAAAGGTGGTTTCTGATGAGGATGCTAAAGTTACTATTGAGGGCCCTTTAGAAGACCCAGAGGATGTGGAAAAGGATGATGAGGGTCAAGAGGTCATCAAAGTGTACATCATCAAGGCTCACCCAGAGGAGGAAGACTTGG GAGGCACTGTTGACATAGGAGAGGCAGAGCTTGATGTAGATGAAACCGTGGAGCTGGTGGATGCCTCTGGAATGCCAATAAGAGAAAAGATGGTGTACATGTCAGTGGGTGAAGCCAGTCAAAACCAGAATGACATCA ATGTGGCTAAAATCACAGATGAGGTCTACATGGAAGTGGTGGTGGGGGGTGAGGACCCTGGAAATGTTCAGCGGACAATTGACAATGCATCGCTCAGCAGGGACTTCATGCCTGTGGCTTGGGCAGCTGCTTACA GTGGGGACGAGAGTGAAAGCGGTGAGAACAGGAATGGAGCAGCAAGTGCTTTACTGCACGTTGATGAGTCCGATATGATCGAAAGAGTGAGTCGTCAGCGAAGCAAGAACAAGAGCAAGAAACGCTCTGAACGTCGTCACGTTCAGACAG caatCATCATTGGACCCTACGGCCAGCCTCTTACAGTGTATCCCTGCATGCTATGTGGGAAGAAGTTCAAGTCGCGTGGTTTCCTCAAGCGCCACACCAAGAATCACCATCAGGATGTCGTAAACCGAAAGAAATACCAGTGCACAGACTGCGACTTCACCACAAACAAAAAAGCCAGTCTCCACAACCACATGGAGATCCACACCCTCAGCAGTAAAGCCCCGTTTGAGTGTGAAGTCTGCGGAAAAGAGTTCCACCAGCAGGCAGCGCTGTTCTCTCACCGTCTGCAGCACCACCACCGAGAATCCAAGCTTCAGATCCCGCCACCCACCACCAAAATGCACGAATGCAAGTTCTGCGAATACGAGACGGCAGAACAAGGACTTCTAAACCGACACCTCCTCGCCGTTCACAGCAAGAACTTCCCGCATATCTGCGTGGAGTGTGGGAAGGGTTTCCGGCACCCTTCAGAGCTGAAAAAACACATGAGAACCCACACCGGCGAAAAACCGTACTCCTGCCTTTACTGCGACTACAAATCAGCCGACTCGTCCAACTTAAAAACGCACATCAAGACCAAGCATAGCAAAGAAATGCCCTACAAGTGTGACCGCTGTTTCCAGACATTTGCCGAACCTGACGAGCTGTTCCAACACGCACTGACACACGAGGAGTCCAAAACACACCAGTGCACTCACTGTGACCATAAAAGCTCCAATTCCAGTGACCTGAAGCGCCACATCATTTCAGTTCACACCAAAGACTACCCGCATAAATGTGAAGTCTGTGGAAAAGGCTTCCACCGGCCGTCCGAGCTCAAAAAGCACTCGGCCGCTCATAAGGTGAAGAAGTTACACCAGTGCAGGCATTGCAACTTCAAAATCGCTGATCCGTTTGTTCTCAGTCGGCATATTTTGTCAGCGCACACCAAGGAGCAGCAGGCGTTTCCTGACAAAAAGGGTCTTAAGAAGACGAGTGTACTCGGTGCTCATGGAGGTAGGAAAATTTTGGGCGGTGCCAGTTTGTCCAAGGGCCACCGGGAGCGCCGGCTGTACCAATGCCACTATTGCGACTACAGCACGGGCGACGCATCTGGTTTCAAGAGGCACGTGATCTCCATTCACACCAAAGACTATCCTCACCGGTGTGACATCTGCTCGAAAGGCTTCCGCAGACCGTCAGAGAAGAACCAGCACATAATGCGGCATCATAAAGACCTAATGCCGACCATGTGA